A window of Trichoderma atroviride chromosome 3, complete sequence contains these coding sequences:
- a CDS encoding uncharacterized protein (EggNog:ENOG41~TransMembrane:11 (o62-80i92-113o119-139i151-172o184-206i255-274o294-311i318-338o350-368i380-401o413-435i)), translating into AGPMSEAEKKLLRKQDLRIIPISAGIYFLCFLDRSNIGNAKVLNVSTNDDLQQTANMSNKQFNVALMVFLVAYAIFEVPSNILLKKLRPSRWLAFLMFCWGVTTMCMGTTHSFATVTGVRFLLGVFEAGLFPGLVYYLTFWYRHDERSVRVAFILASSTLAGAFGGAIAYGIGHMNQTGGLAGWRWLFILEGIPSCLSALLVFFFLPDYPESAGWLTEAEKDIAVQRLYHEGSKGDHPSMTWQDAKATLTDWRLYAHYAMYFAVSPPFASLSLFAPSITSGLGYVDLKAQLMTVPPWVVAYVCQIFVAISADRFNARGLHAAGCALVGAIGFIVSAALPEDSYKARYGGLILATAGSFSSIPPMLGWLTSNVVSTASVGLAIAINVSIGGGFGQIPGVWIYKADEAKKGYPTGHWTNAGFLLFLMFVCVGLRVFYGRKNKALVAHGEREGVSVRLYKL; encoded by the exons GCAGGGCCCATGAgcgaagcagagaagaagcttctcCGGAAACAAGACTTGCGCATCATCCCAATCTCAGCAGGCATTTATTTCCTTTGCTTCCTCGACCGCTCCAACATTGGCAATGCCAAGGTCCTCAACGTGTCCACCAACGACGACCTGCAGCAGACGGCCAACATGAGCAACAAGCAGTTCAACGTCGCGCTCATGGTGTTCCTCGTCGCGTATGCCATATTCGAGGTCCCCAGCAACATTCTTCTGAAAAAGCTGCGGCCGAGCAGGTGGCTTGCCTTTCTGATGTTTTGCTGGGGGGTAACAACCATGTGTATGGGCACCACGCATAGCTTTGCTACTGTGACGGGGGTGCGATTCTTGCTTGGAGTGTTTGAGGCGGGCTTGTTCCCGGGACTGGTGTATTACTTGACGTTTTGGTACAGACATGACGAGCGCAGCGTACG AGTTGCTTTCATTCTCGCCTCTTCGACATTGGCGGGAGCA TTTGGTGGTGCTATTGCCTACGGCATTGGCCATATGAACCAAACCGGAggcttggctggctggcgttggctcttcatcctcgaaGGCATCCCGTCCTGCTTATCTgcgcttctcgtcttcttcttcctacCCGACTACCCAGAGAGCGCCGGCTGGCTCACCGAAGCGGAGAAAGATATCGCGGTCCAACGTCTCTACCACGAGGGCAGCAAAGGCGACCACCCCAGCATGACTTGGCAAGACGCCAAAGCCACGCTCACTGACTGGCGCCTGTATGCTCACTATGCCATGTACTTTGCTGTCAGCCCGCCGTTTGCTAGTCTCAGTCTCTTTGCGCCATCTATCACCAGCGGTCTTGGATATGTTGATCTGAAGGCGCAGCTCATGACTGTGCCTCCTTGGGTCGTCGCCTACG TCTGCCAGATCTTTGTCGCAATATCAGCCGACCGTTTCAACGCCCGTGGGTTGCACGCTGCAGGCTGTGCCTTGGTGGGTGCTATTGGCTTCATTGTTTCCGCCGCCCTCCCAGAAGATTCCTACAAAGCTCGTTACGGAGGCCTCATCCTGGCCACAGCAGGCTCATTCTCATCTATTCCCCCGATGCTGGGCTGGCTCACCTCGAATGTCGTCAGCACCGCATCTGTAGGCCTGGCAATCGCCATCAACGTCAGTATCGGCGGAGGGTTTGGACAGATTCCTGGTGTATGGATTTACAAGGCAGacgaggcgaagaagggctATCCCACTGGACATTGGACAAATGCaggcttcttgctcttcctcATGTTCGTGTGCGTTGGATTAAGGGTATTTTACGGGCGTAAGAACAAAGCTTTGGTCGCTCATGGAGAGCGAGAGGGTGTGTCCGTTAGGCTCTACAAGCTTTGA
- a CDS encoding uncharacterized protein (EggNog:ENOG41~TransMembrane:7 (o48-66i73-97o103-122i134-154o166-186i226-243o249-270i)), whose amino-acid sequence MTTYGTTTNGSSVANGASGDEEQPLLRSKPVPRSVVSRLRKQMTAEVSRSWADIVLLLCYVVTGLLDSASTQVWGAFVSMQTGNTVYVGLGIASLIYPPTNARLYKSGISLVCFCVGSLLFARFHRYFSPKRRWVLCVSFAAQTLFIVAAALIVTLTTPSEDKDHVGWTVLAPLALVAFQSCGQAVTSRALKYNALTSVVLTSIYCDLFSDQDLFAFQNAERNRRAAAPTLLLIGAVLGGVFSHSSLGIAGALWTAAALKAIMVITWFFWPAEPSDDEE is encoded by the exons ATGACAACGTACGGCACAACCACCAACGGCTCGTCCGTGGCCAACGGCGCCAGCGGTGATGAAGAGCAGCCCCTGCTGCGCAGCAAGCCTGTTCCCCGATCCGTCGTCTCCAGGCTTCGAAAGCAGATGACGGCCGAGGTGTCGCGATCATGGGCCGAcatcgtgctgctgctgtgctacGTAGTGACGGGGCTGCTGGACAGCGCTTCCACTCAGGTCTGGGGCGCATTCGTTTCCATGCAAACAG GAAACACCGTCTACGTTGGATTGGGCATCGCATCTCTCATCTACCCCCCAACTAATGCGCGTCTCTACAAATCTGGAATCTCGCTGGTCTGTTTCTGCGTTGGATCGCTTCTCTTCGCCCGCTTCCACCGTTACTTTTCGCCCAAGCGGAGGTGGGTGCTCTGCGTATCTTTTGCCGCTCAGAcactcttcatcgtcgcggCCGCGCTCATCGTCACCCTCACGACTCCATCCGAAGACAAGGACCACGTCGGCTGGACCGTCCTTGCGCCCCTTGCGCTCGTCGCCTTCCAGAGCTGCGGCCAGGCTGTGACGAGTCGCGCGCTCAAGTACAACGCCCTCACCAGCGTTGTCCTGACCAGCATCTACTGCGACCTTTTCTCAGACCAGGATCTCTTCGCCTTCCAGAACGCCGAGAGGAATCGTCGTGCCGCTGCACCTACGCTGCTACTGATTGGTGCTGTCTTGGGAGGCGTCTTCTCTCACAGCTCTCTGGGCATTGCAGGCGCGCTGTGGACTGCTGCCGctctcaaggccatcatggtCATCACCTGGTTCTTCTGGCCTGCTGAGCCTTCAGACGACGAGGAATAG
- a CDS encoding uncharacterized protein (EggNog:ENOG41~SECRETED:SignalP(1-18)): protein MKLSAAQLLLAGAGLTSALPHLDSPRQRLLNGLDLPSSLGEKSGPYTPGHRDENDNYVDAIGKKLDPKPWRNGLGASVLGPYNRDRSRQSPDMIRPPSTDHGNIANMRWSFTDSHVRIEEGGWTRQTTIRELPTSVELAGVNMRLDKGVIRELHWHKEAEWAYVLDGEVRVTALDYEGGNFIDDLKKGDLWYFPSGVPHSLQGLGDNGTEFLLIFDDGNFSEESTFILSDWLAHTPKSVIAENFHLAPELFDHLPAGEKYIFQGSVPGSIEDEAPKGKHVKQSKYQFTHKMLDQEPKETTGGHVRITDSKNFPISKTVAAAHAVIEPGAIREMHWHPNADEWSFFIGGRARVTIFAAEGTARTFDYVAGDVGIVPRNMGHFVQNIGDEPVEMLEIFRADEFRDFSLFQWMGETPQRLVLDHLFADDKEAGEKFWEQVKDAKKDEITK from the exons ATGAAGCTCTCAGCAGCTCAATTGCTCCTTGCCGGAGCTGGTCTGACGTCGGCGCTGCCTCATCTCGACAGCCCGCGCCAGCGACTGCTCAATGGCCTGGATCTGCCCTCGTCACTGGGCGAGAAGAGCGGCCCCTACACGCCCGGCCACCGCGACGAGAACGACAACTACGTCGACGCCAttggcaagaagctcgacCCCAAGCCCTGGCGCAATGGCCTGGGAGCTTCAGTGCTCGGCCCGTACAACCGCGACCGATCGCGCCAGAGCCCCGACATGATCCGCCCGCCCAGCACCGACCACGGCAACATTGCCAACATGCGATGGAGTTTCACCGACTCTCACGTGCGAATTGAG GAAGGAGGATGGACCCGACAGACCACCATCCGCGAGCTCCCCACCAGCGTTGAGCTCGCCGGTGTCAACATGAGACTCGACAAGGGCGTCATTCGCGAGCTTCACTGGCACAAGGAGGCCGAGTGGGCCTACGTTCTTGACGGCGAGGTCCGCGTCACTGCGCTCGACTACGAGGGCGGCAACTTCATCGACGACCTGAAGAAGGGTGACCTGTGGTACTTCCCTAGCGGTGTCCCTCACTCTCTGCAGGGTCTCGGCGACAACGGAACTGAGTTCCTCCTCATCTTTGATGACGGCAACTTTTCCGAGGAGTCGACCTTTATCTTGTCTGACTGGCTGG CACACACTCCCAAGTCCGTCATTGCCGAAAACTTCCACCTCGCCCCCGAGCTGTTTGACCACCTCCCTGCCGGCGAAAAGTACATCTTCCAGGGCTCCGTGCCCGGCTCcatcgaggacgaggccCCCAAGGGCAAGCACGTCAAGCAGTCCAAGTACCAGTTCACCCACAAGATGCTCGACCAGGAGCCCAAGGAGACCACGGGCGGCCACGTCCGCATCACCGACTCCAAAAACTTCCCCATCTCCAAGACCGTGGCCGCCGCCCACGCCGTCATTGAGCCCGGTGCGATCCGCGAGATGCACTGGCACCCCAACGCCGACGAGTGGTCCTTCTTCATCGGCGGACGCGCCCGCGTCACCATCTTCGCCGCCGAGGGCACCGCCCGCACTTTCGACTACGTTGCCGGCGACGTCGGCATCGTGCCCCGCAACATGGGCCATTTCGTCCAGAACATTGGCGACGAGCCCGTCGAGATGCTCGAGATTTTCCGCGCCGATGAGTTCCGAgacttttctctcttccagtGGATGGGCGAGACTCCCCAGCGACTGGTCCTGGACCACTTGTTCGCTGACGACAAGGAGGCTGGTGAGAAATTCTGGGAGCAAGTcaaggatgccaagaaggatgagatTACGAAATAA
- a CDS encoding uncharacterized protein (TransMembrane:12 (i64-84o90-110i117-136o142-164i176-198o218-237i249-272o343-366i378-394o400-420i429-448o454-473i)) yields MDKVSKKLSEAKEDVVTAYQTDANVNRVKRWAGPIARRTPSAAAEYLYEKFPIVQWLPRYNPKWLLNDFVAGITVGVMFVPQGISYAKIATIPVVHGLYSAWIPSLLYLFMGTSKEISTGPTSVLGLLTAEAVASLPDEDPATVASAVAFMVGVYALIVGALKLGFLLDFVSGPVLTGWISAVALVILLGQVGSLVGLTVGSTTVEIIRGVLGHLDKIQGMTACIGLTGIAMLLVFEHVGKTIGKKNKWIKFVCTSRAAVVLIIYTLISWGVNKDRGEKNYMWAVTEINANGLAKAKTHDTNLLAKVAGRSVAPFIAMSIEHLGVGKAFGLRNGYDIDRSQELLFLGTANMVASIQGSMASGGAMSRTAVSSEAGSRSPLNFIFTAGFVLLTLYELAPALYWIPKATLAAIIIMAVAHLVSPPKLFYRYWRISFIDFVASMLGFWVTLFTTTEIGLAVSVGFSIAYTLLRLAFPRLVKISHSQAENNHWSFSKNRPKDSEIDVPSEAYLVKFTSDMLFPNAERLKNSIVEDIKVRYEATSAMVQAAEENRVWNDSTKRRVAKIRHREQIAPISTDAYPLRYIVLDFEMISFIDTTAVLLLIELKMSLRKYLGKELQFRFVNMAPQVLERFTRSEWEFVREGEERTGNDDVIFSSFEAALLHRDGDDKDEKVQYVEKAVDV; encoded by the exons ATGGATAAAGTTTCCAAGAAACTATCagaggccaaagaagatgttgtCACGGCCTATCAAACCGATGCTAATGTCAATAGAGTCAagcgctgggctgggcctATTGCTCGTCGCACCCCGTCTGCCGCGGCTGAGTATCTCTATGAGAAGTTCCCCATCGTCCAGTGGCTGCCTCGATACAACCCCAAATGGCTTCTGAACGACTTTGTCGCTGGCATCACCGTTGGTGTGATGTTTGTGCCACAGGGTATCTCTTACGCTAAAATTGCGACCATCCCTGTGGTGCATGGTCTCTACTCTGCTTGGATTCCGTCTTTACTTTATCTGTTCATGGGAACTTCAAAAG AGATATCCACTGGACCGACATCtgttcttgggcttcttACAGCAGAGGCAGTTGCCTCTTTGCCTGATGAAGACCCGGCTACGGTTGCCTCAGCCGTGGCATTCATGGTTGGCGTCTATGCTCTTATTGTTGGAGCCCTCAAACTTGGATTCCTACTCGACTTCGTCAGCGGCCCTGTCTTGACTGGATGGATCTCAGCTGTTGCTTTGGTCATCTTGCTTGGGCAAGTCGGTTCTCTGGTCGGCTTGACCGTCGGTTCTACAACTGTAGAGATTATTCGCGGAGTCCTCGGCCACCTTGACAAAATCCAAGGAATGACAGCGTGCATTGGGTTGACGGGCATTGCGATGCTCTTAGTCTTCGAGCATGTTGGCAAGACCATcggcaagaagaacaaatGGATCAAGTTTGTTTGCACCAGTCGAGCTGCGGTTGTTCTCATCATCTACACCCTCATCTCCTGGGGTGTTAACAAGGACCGTGGCGAGAAGAACTATATGTGGGCTGTGACTGAGATTAATGCCAATGGACTTGCCAAGGCTAAGACTCACGACACCAATCTGCTCGCCAAGGTGGCTGGTCGATCTGTGGCCCCGTTTATCGCCATGTCGATTGAACATCTTGGAGTCGGAAAGGCTTTTGGTCTACGCAACGGATATGACATTGATCGCTCTCAAGAGCTCTTGTTCCTCGGCACTGCCAACATGGTTGCTAGTATTCAAGGCTCGATGGCGTCTGGAGGTGCCATGAGTCGTACGGCTGTTTCTAGCGAGGCCGGTTCTAGGTCTCCTTTGAACTTTATTTTTACTGCTGGATTTGTTCTCTTGACTCTCTATGAGCTTGCTCCAGCTTTGTACTGGATTCCCAAGGCCACTCTTGCTGCTATCATT ATCATGGCTGTTGCTCATCTCGTCTCCCCCCCCAAGCTCTTTTATCGGTACTGGAGGATCAGCTTCATCGATTTTGTTGCTTCAATGCTGGGATTCTGGGTCACCCTTTTCACCACAACGGAAATTGGTCTCGCCGTGTCTGTCGGCTTTAGTATCGCCTACACTCTCCTCAGGCTTGCTTTCCCTCGTCTGGTCAAGATTTCTCATTCGCAAGCAGAGAATAACCATTGGTCTTTCTCAAAGAACCGCCCTAAGGACTCAGAAATCGATGTTCCCTCGGAGGCATACCTAGTCAAATTTACTAGTGATATGCTGTTTCCCAACGCTGAACGACTCAAGAATTCCATTGTTGAGGATATCAAAGTTCGTTATGAAGCTACTTCTGCAATGGTTCAGGCTGCCGAAGAAAACCGAGTTTGGAACGACTCGACGAAGAGACGAGTCGCAAAGATCCGTCACCGCGAACAAATAGCGCCCATCTCAACCGACGCTTATCCTTTACGTTACATTGTTCTCGATTTTGAGATGATTTCATTTATTGACACAACTGCTGTTCTACTACTTATCGAGTTAAAGATGTCTCTGCGCAAATACTTGGGCAAGGAGTTGCAATTCCGCTTTGTCAACATGGCTCCCCAAGTTCTTGAAAGGTTCACCCGCTCAGAGTGGGAATTCGTTCGCGAGGGCGAAGAGCGCACTGGAAATGACGATgtcatcttctcttcctttgagGCTGCTCTATTGCACCGCGATGGAGATGATAAGGACGAGAAGGTCCAGTATGTGGAGAAGGCGGTCGACGTTTAG